The following is a genomic window from Bordetella petrii.
CAGGATGATCTCGTCCGCCCCTTCGGCGGCGGCCTGCCGGGCGATGTGCACCACGCGGTCCACATCGACCTCGCCTTCGAATGGACAGCCGAACGAGGCCGCCACCGTCAGCGTGGCCCGCAACCCGGCATCGCGCGCCAAAGTGGCGACCTGCCCCCAGCCGCGCAAGGTCTCGTCGCTGGGGCAACCCTGGTTGGCCTGGTTATAGCTGTCCGTGGATACCACCACGTAGTTGATTTCGTCGACCCCGGCATCCACGGCGCGCTGCGCTCCCCGCACGTTCAACGCCAGGCCGCTGTATGTCACGCCCGGCCGTCGCGGCACGGCTTTCATCACCGCTTCGGCATCGGCCATTTGCGGCACCCGCCGCGGGTTGACGAAGCTGACCGCCTCGATGCGCCGCAACCCCGCCGCCAAGGCGCGTTCGATCAGTTCGACTTTCTGCCCGGTCGACAGGATTTCAGGCTCGTTCTGCAGACCGTCGCGGGGTGACACTTCAACCAGCGTTACAGGGGGGAATGTCATGGCCGTCCTCGGATTTACCCTTAGTTGTATACAACGACACTTTACACCTACACGGTTTAATAGGATAGTCGGCCTGTTTTAGTAATTTCCCCGATTAATTGTATGCAACAACAGGATGAACCTGCTTCCGCATCGGAAGCTCCCTCTGCGCGCCGGGCCGCCGGCAAGGCCGTGGAGCACGCCTACAACAGCATCAAGGCGGCGATCCTGTCGCGCGAATTC
Proteins encoded in this region:
- a CDS encoding hydroxymethylglutaryl-CoA lyase, which gives rise to MTFPPVTLVEVSPRDGLQNEPEILSTGQKVELIERALAAGLRRIEAVSFVNPRRVPQMADAEAVMKAVPRRPGVTYSGLALNVRGAQRAVDAGVDEINYVVVSTDSYNQANQGCPSDETLRGWGQVATLARDAGLRATLTVAASFGCPFEGEVDVDRVVHIARQAAAEGADEIILADSIGVASPADVLQRVDAVQQALPDAALRCHFHNTRNTGIANVLAAMQAGVRVFDASIGGIGGCPFAPGATGNIPTEDVAYMLERMRCAGSVSAAALADAAQWLAQTLGRPVPGMLSRAGLFPRPAAAACA